A single region of the Coprobacter tertius genome encodes:
- a CDS encoding hybrid sensor histidine kinase/response regulator, which yields MEMEINRGEYKILIVDDISSNVLLLKTLLVKEKYNVLTASSGYQALELTEKEKPDLLLLDVMMPGMSGYEVAQQIKSNPETKEIPIIFLTALNATFDVVNGFQAGGNDFISKPFKKEELIIRIDHQLSLVAAKRIIIRQTEELRKIICGRDKLYSVIAHDLRSPMGAIKMVLNMLILNLPSETIGKDMFEMLEMANRTTEEVFSLLDNLLKWTKSQIGKLNVVYQDFEITEVLESMINVLSMVAELKHINIKQDYKNHSAIVHADIDMIKTVTRNLLSNAVKFSHEGSNIYVDLNIQDDKAIICVKDSGCGISKEDQEKLLHEDTHFSSYGTHKEEGSGLGLLLCKDFVEKNGGELWFESEKGKGSTFCFSVPLKK from the coding sequence ATGGAAATGGAAATAAACCGCGGTGAGTATAAAATACTGATTGTTGACGATATCAGTTCGAATGTCTTACTATTAAAGACCCTACTGGTAAAGGAAAAATATAATGTACTCACTGCGAGCAGTGGTTATCAAGCCCTGGAACTTACCGAGAAAGAAAAACCCGACTTATTGCTGCTCGACGTTATGATGCCTGGAATGAGCGGTTACGAAGTTGCACAGCAAATTAAATCCAATCCCGAGACAAAAGAAATTCCCATTATATTCTTAACTGCACTAAATGCGACGTTCGACGTTGTAAATGGGTTTCAGGCCGGTGGAAACGACTTTATATCAAAACCTTTCAAAAAAGAGGAACTGATTATACGTATCGACCATCAATTATCGCTGGTAGCTGCAAAACGCATTATTATACGACAAACAGAAGAATTAAGAAAAATTATATGCGGTCGCGACAAACTCTATTCGGTCATAGCGCATGATCTACGTTCGCCTATGGGTGCTATAAAAATGGTACTGAATATGCTCATACTGAACCTGCCATCGGAAACTATCGGAAAAGATATGTTCGAAATGCTCGAAATGGCCAACCGAACCACAGAGGAAGTATTTTCTTTATTGGACAATTTACTGAAATGGACAAAAAGCCAAATCGGTAAATTAAATGTTGTATACCAGGATTTTGAAATTACCGAAGTGTTGGAGTCTATGATCAATGTACTCAGTATGGTTGCAGAATTAAAACACATAAACATCAAACAAGATTACAAAAACCATTCGGCAATTGTACATGCAGATATCGATATGATTAAAACCGTCACACGCAATTTATTGAGCAACGCTGTAAAATTCAGTCATGAGGGGAGTAACATATATGTTGATTTGAATATTCAAGATGATAAAGCGATCATTTGCGTGAAAGACTCGGGATGCGGAATAAGCAAAGAAGACCAAGAAAAGTTACTACACGAAGACACACATTTCAGTTCATACGGTACACACAAAGAAGAAGGATCCGGACTCGGGTTACTCTTATGTAAAGATTTTGTTGAAAAAAATGGAGGAGAACTCTGGTTTGAATCGGAAAAAGGAAAGGGTTCTACATTCTGTTTTTCTGTCCCTTTGAAAAAATAA
- a CDS encoding UDP-glucuronic acid decarboxylase family protein → MAKRILISGGAGFIGSHLCTRLVQDGNDVICLDNFFTGVKKNIDHLIGCHNFEIVRHDVIDPYRAEVDEIYNLACPASPIHYQHDPIQTTKTSVYGAINMLGLAKRVRAKILQASTSEVYGDPVIHPQPETYWGNVNPIGIRSCYDEGKRCAETLFMDYHRQHNLRIKIVRIFNTYGPKMVAHDGRVVSNFILQALHNKDITIYGDGSQTRSFQYIDDLIEGMIRMMNTEDNFTGPVNLGNPVEMTILDLAQKVIELTNSKSKILFLPLPYDDPQQRKPDITLAKVKLNWEPVVQLEEGLLKMIEYFDINHIE, encoded by the coding sequence ATGGCAAAAAGAATTTTAATAAGCGGAGGTGCCGGATTTATCGGATCTCATTTATGTACCCGCCTGGTTCAGGATGGAAACGATGTTATATGCCTGGATAATTTTTTTACAGGAGTAAAAAAAAATATAGATCATCTGATCGGATGTCACAATTTCGAAATCGTACGCCACGATGTTATCGATCCTTATAGGGCCGAAGTTGATGAAATATACAATCTCGCTTGTCCGGCATCGCCTATCCACTATCAACACGACCCTATACAAACAACCAAAACCTCTGTATATGGAGCCATAAACATGTTGGGGCTGGCAAAACGAGTAAGGGCAAAGATTCTTCAGGCTTCTACCAGTGAAGTATATGGAGATCCCGTAATACATCCTCAACCCGAAACTTATTGGGGGAACGTAAACCCGATCGGAATAAGATCATGTTACGACGAAGGAAAACGATGTGCTGAAACATTGTTTATGGATTATCACCGGCAGCATAACCTACGCATAAAAATTGTCAGAATATTCAATACCTATGGTCCTAAAATGGTTGCCCACGACGGCAGGGTCGTTTCTAACTTTATACTGCAGGCATTACACAATAAAGACATAACGATATACGGAGACGGAAGCCAGACACGGAGTTTCCAATACATCGACGACCTGATAGAAGGGATGATACGCATGATGAATACAGAGGATAATTTCACAGGCCCCGTAAACTTAGGAAATCCTGTAGAAATGACAATTCTCGATCTGGCCCAAAAGGTAATCGAACTGACAAATTCTAAATCAAAGATATTATTTTTACCTCTCCCCTATGACGATCCCCAGCAACGGAAACCCGATATCACTCTAGCTAAAGTAAAATTAAACTGGGAGCCTGTCGTTCAACTCGAGGAAGGGCTATTAAAAATGATAGAATATTTCGATATAAACCACATAGAATAA
- a CDS encoding ATP-binding protein has product MDSNQIKILKGIRLICRYTLSLLVFISVSFSSQTNAQNKETDYILLINTYTESTLWSLDIIKPVMNLVSQTNKLNLYVENMNRLLVENQHDLEEYKHLLFKTYSVHKPRMVILVGFGSSILLSSIASQWGHDIPIIFCSEKDYIASDKKILERIPLYASDTLPISDLREKYNLAFIQKPVYPQENVDIMVRMLPQMKTFTFIGDETFISKQSDSELKNYIRGKYPQIKYRFISSEDIPTDSLFNILNNIDPQTDGLLFSSWFQKQHFWGNLFMLTNSYRITSTSPVPLFSLLSADIGTKSSIVGGYVNDRERYKKEIDQVINQILSGTRASEIPPYIHPSGVAVFNYENLVSYGLDPKLCPPGSIIYNKPPTFWEKYSYILIGGGIFLILIIVAFQYRRLRTLEKLRISQLRNIKLIEQYTNLINSMPVIYIHGKLKKNKDGIAIDVIIKDVNSYFEDTISSTEKVKERSIEKAIPDIKNDLIRNLNICLDENRSVTFSYYGNNTHIFYDIVMNVSEDKSLVNIFCIDSTELHNAQIQLAATNHKLAMALDVANIIPWRWDIKSKTVYYDITSRNQKKGIGDDKENHIAIPDKAYLKYINKEDRAKLLQAYHDLINGKTEKAKEEIRIIKDNITDCFDWIEIQAAIERRNENGKPTVLIGTSTVITERKMMEKDLMTAKENAEESNRLKSAFLANMSHEIRTPLNAIVGFSELLASTDDLSDRQEYYKIIENNNALLLQLISDILDLSKIEAGTLDFTYTDFDLNEMLKEQELSLKLKIGNEKSIKIAFDSSLQECIIHSEKNRLIQVILNLVSNAIKFTEKGEIRFGYTIENQMLHFFVSDTGCGIPPEKIQSIFGRFIKLNKFVPGTGLGLSICESIIKKMGGSITAESEINKGSTFRFTIPYHPVQKKDHESEDDIPEKVKDSDIVILVAEDNEYNYKLVESILKKEYTLIHAWNGREAVELYHKHNPKIILMDINMPEMDGYEATKEIRKSSTHIPIIAVTAFAFSSDEQRVMENEFNDYTAKPINANSLKKQIISNLQKHFIFL; this is encoded by the coding sequence ATGGATTCTAACCAAATAAAAATATTAAAAGGGATTCGGCTAATTTGCCGCTATACTTTATCTCTGTTGGTATTTATCTCCGTATCTTTTTCTTCCCAGACAAATGCACAAAATAAAGAAACAGACTATATTCTGTTAATCAATACCTACACCGAATCGACTTTGTGGAGTCTCGATATTATAAAACCAGTCATGAATCTCGTTTCACAGACCAATAAACTGAATCTCTATGTAGAAAATATGAACCGGCTTTTGGTAGAAAACCAACATGATCTCGAAGAATACAAACACCTCTTATTCAAAACATACTCGGTACACAAACCCAGAATGGTAATATTGGTCGGCTTCGGTAGCAGTATCCTTTTAAGTAGTATTGCATCTCAATGGGGGCACGATATACCCATCATATTTTGCAGTGAAAAAGACTATATAGCATCCGATAAAAAAATATTGGAAAGAATTCCTTTATATGCCTCCGATACTTTACCCATTTCCGATTTAAGGGAAAAATATAATTTAGCTTTCATTCAAAAGCCGGTTTATCCCCAAGAAAATGTCGATATAATGGTAAGAATGCTCCCCCAAATGAAGACATTTACTTTTATCGGAGATGAAACTTTCATCAGTAAACAAAGTGATTCGGAACTAAAAAATTACATCCGAGGAAAATATCCTCAAATAAAATATCGGTTTATTTCATCAGAAGATATTCCTACCGATAGCCTTTTCAATATACTGAACAACATCGACCCACAAACCGATGGCCTACTATTCTCTTCATGGTTTCAGAAACAACATTTCTGGGGTAATTTGTTTATGCTCACCAATTCATACCGAATCACCTCTACTTCTCCCGTACCTTTATTTAGTTTACTCTCTGCCGACATCGGTACAAAAAGTTCTATCGTCGGAGGCTATGTTAACGACCGGGAACGATATAAAAAAGAAATCGATCAAGTAATCAACCAAATATTATCGGGAACACGAGCTTCTGAAATACCTCCTTATATACATCCGAGTGGTGTAGCCGTATTTAATTACGAAAATCTGGTTTCATACGGTCTCGACCCGAAACTTTGCCCCCCCGGATCGATCATATATAATAAACCTCCTACATTTTGGGAAAAATACAGCTATATATTAATAGGAGGAGGAATATTTCTCATACTCATTATAGTAGCATTCCAGTATCGAAGACTGAGAACACTCGAGAAATTAAGAATCTCCCAATTAAGAAACATAAAACTAATAGAACAATATACCAATCTTATTAACAGTATGCCCGTTATTTATATACATGGTAAACTGAAAAAAAACAAAGATGGAATAGCCATAGACGTTATTATAAAAGATGTAAATTCTTATTTTGAAGACACGATTTCATCAACCGAAAAAGTAAAAGAACGCTCCATTGAAAAAGCCATTCCGGATATTAAAAACGATCTTATCCGCAATCTTAATATCTGCCTGGATGAAAATCGGTCGGTCACCTTTTCTTATTACGGAAACAACACTCATATATTTTATGATATCGTAATGAATGTATCGGAAGATAAAAGTCTGGTAAACATATTCTGCATCGACAGTACCGAACTACATAATGCTCAGATACAACTCGCCGCTACCAATCATAAATTGGCCATGGCACTTGATGTCGCAAATATTATACCTTGGCGGTGGGATATAAAAAGTAAAACAGTATATTATGACATCACCAGCCGCAATCAGAAAAAAGGGATTGGTGACGATAAAGAAAACCACATTGCTATTCCCGATAAAGCCTATCTCAAATATATAAATAAAGAAGACCGAGCGAAACTTCTACAGGCTTATCATGACCTGATAAATGGAAAAACAGAAAAAGCCAAAGAAGAAATAAGAATAATAAAAGACAACATTACCGACTGTTTCGACTGGATCGAGATACAAGCTGCTATCGAAAGGCGTAACGAAAATGGGAAACCGACTGTGCTCATTGGTACATCGACAGTTATTACCGAACGTAAAATGATGGAGAAAGATCTTATGACGGCCAAAGAAAATGCTGAAGAGTCTAACCGGCTCAAATCGGCATTCCTTGCCAATATGAGTCATGAGATACGCACCCCTTTGAATGCAATTGTAGGATTCTCCGAATTATTAGCTTCCACAGATGATTTATCTGACCGGCAAGAATATTACAAGATTATCGAAAATAACAATGCCTTATTGCTACAATTGATCTCTGATATTCTCGACCTCTCTAAAATCGAAGCGGGAACTCTGGATTTTACTTATACCGATTTCGACCTCAACGAAATGCTCAAAGAGCAGGAATTATCTCTAAAACTAAAAATCGGTAACGAGAAATCCATAAAAATAGCTTTCGACTCTTCTTTACAAGAATGTATTATTCATTCCGAAAAAAACAGATTAATACAGGTAATTCTGAATTTAGTCTCTAATGCAATCAAATTTACAGAAAAAGGTGAAATCCGTTTTGGATATACTATTGAAAACCAAATGCTTCATTTTTTTGTTTCAGATACAGGATGCGGTATACCTCCTGAAAAAATACAAAGTATTTTCGGACGTTTTATTAAACTGAATAAGTTTGTTCCCGGCACAGGACTCGGTTTATCGATATGCGAATCTATCATAAAAAAGATGGGAGGTAGTATAACGGCCGAATCAGAAATTAATAAAGGTTCTACATTCCGGTTTACAATTCCATATCACCCCGTTCAAAAAAAAGATCATGAAAGCGAAGATGATATTCCTGAAAAAGTAAAAGATTCAGATATTGTAATCTTGGTAGCAGAAGATAACGAATACAACTATAAACTGGTCGAATCTATTCTAAAGAAAGAATATACTTTGATTCATGCTTGGAATGGCCGCGAAGCTGTTGAATTATACCATAAACATAATCCGAAAATAATCTTGATGGATATTAATATGCCTGAAATGGATGGCTATGAAGCGACTAAGGAAATACGCAAAAGCTCGACACACATTCCCATTATTGCAGTTACGGCATTCGCCTTTTCATCTGACGAACAACGGGTCATGGAAAACGAATTTAACGATTACACGGCTAAGCCCATCAATGCAAATTCATTAAAAAAACAGATTATATCGAACTTACAGAAGCATTTTATTTTTCTATAA
- a CDS encoding YtxH domain-containing protein, with translation MKKLIFLVLMAMGIFVFSSCNNNKSTKDKINDGIENASESTQKAVNKADDKAEDAKEHIKEGWENTKESFKEGVDTAKANVKENVNELKKEVKKNN, from the coding sequence ATGAAAAAATTAATCTTTCTTGTCCTTATGGCAATGGGTATTTTTGTCTTTTCGTCATGTAACAATAACAAAAGTACCAAAGATAAAATAAACGACGGAATAGAAAATGCGAGCGAATCTACGCAAAAAGCCGTAAATAAAGCAGACGATAAGGCTGAAGATGCAAAAGAGCATATAAAAGAAGGCTGGGAAAATACAAAGGAGTCGTTTAAAGAGGGTGTAGATACAGCTAAGGCTAATGTCAAAGAAAATGTAAATGAACTAAAAAAGGAAGTCAAGAAAAATAATTGA
- a CDS encoding GH92 family glycosyl hydrolase produces the protein MNHYRKIVTKCIIALCLLFFNYFYSFAQNQNKITDYTSYVDAYIGSGGHGHVFVGASVPFGAIQAGPQNIHKGWDWCSGYHYSDSVIIGFSHTHLSGTGCTDLGDILVMPFTGRVRTTRGDQNNIKGSCSSYYKHENESVAPGYYSLLMNNGIKAELTTTERVALHHYTYPARGDRRILINLKEGNGDRAYDTYLKKIDDYTIEGYRFSKGWSPRHKVYFTLKTDQPIQTVLVYNDDELEGRNELSGPAVKGVILFKENPKDVMMKISISSVSCENATKNMNAELPHWNFDKTRQEAIDKWNRELGCIDIETTDEKAKKIFYTSLYHTLIAPTLYCDVNGDFRGHDDKIYSAKDWKNYSTFSLWDTYRTLHPLFTIIKPHYVADFVNSMLSMYDQQEKLPIWPLIGGETNQMPGYSSVPVIADAMLKGFTGFDYDRAYKNMVATSVYPKQHCIPYVLEKGYIPCDKVSEATSIAMEYAVDDWGIAQVAKKAGKTADYKEYLKRGKYYEQYFDKEIGFIRPKMSDGSWRTPYNPLRSVHGVGDFCEGNGWHYTFFVPQNPEGLISLFGGDKPFITKLDSLFTVTGDMGDEASPDISGLIGMYAHGNEPSHHVAYLYPYAGEQWKTAEKVRYIQDEFYTDKPDGVIGNEDCGQMSAWHIMSALGFYQVSPSGGQLVFGSPLFTKAIIELPGNKKFEVIAQNNNKKNIYIQSVTLNGKPYLKSFIDYNDIMKGGKLVFKMGNKPNKQFGKAPINRPKTIE, from the coding sequence ATGAATCATTACAGAAAAATCGTCACAAAATGCATAATCGCATTATGTCTTTTATTTTTTAATTACTTTTATTCATTTGCTCAGAATCAGAATAAAATAACCGATTATACGAGTTATGTAGACGCCTATATCGGATCAGGAGGACACGGACACGTATTTGTAGGAGCCAGTGTTCCTTTCGGAGCCATACAAGCCGGCCCCCAAAACATACATAAAGGATGGGACTGGTGTTCAGGATATCATTATTCCGACAGCGTAATTATCGGTTTCAGTCACACCCATCTCAGCGGAACAGGATGTACCGATTTGGGAGATATTCTCGTTATGCCTTTTACAGGAAGGGTACGTACTACTCGAGGCGATCAAAATAATATAAAAGGGAGTTGTTCTTCATATTATAAACACGAAAACGAATCGGTCGCTCCAGGGTATTATTCTTTATTGATGAATAATGGAATAAAAGCCGAACTTACTACCACCGAACGGGTAGCATTGCATCATTATACCTATCCCGCAAGAGGAGACAGAAGAATTCTTATTAATTTGAAAGAAGGAAACGGAGATAGAGCATACGATACTTATCTGAAAAAAATAGATGATTATACGATAGAAGGATACCGTTTTTCAAAAGGATGGAGTCCACGGCATAAAGTATATTTCACTTTGAAAACCGACCAACCGATACAAACAGTACTGGTTTATAACGATGACGAACTGGAAGGACGAAATGAACTTTCAGGTCCTGCAGTAAAGGGAGTTATATTATTTAAGGAAAATCCCAAAGATGTGATGATGAAAATCTCCATATCTTCGGTAAGCTGTGAAAATGCGACTAAAAATATGAATGCGGAATTACCGCACTGGAATTTCGACAAAACCCGGCAAGAAGCAATCGATAAATGGAATCGGGAACTGGGATGTATCGATATTGAAACTACCGATGAAAAAGCAAAAAAAATATTTTATACTTCGCTGTATCATACCCTGATCGCCCCAACTCTTTATTGCGATGTAAACGGTGATTTCAGAGGACACGACGATAAAATATACAGCGCTAAAGACTGGAAAAATTATTCGACTTTCTCTCTTTGGGATACCTACCGTACCTTACATCCGCTTTTTACCATTATAAAACCGCACTATGTCGCCGATTTTGTAAACTCGATGTTAAGTATGTACGACCAACAAGAAAAACTGCCTATATGGCCCTTAATCGGAGGAGAAACCAACCAAATGCCCGGATATAGTTCGGTTCCCGTAATAGCCGACGCAATGCTGAAAGGTTTTACCGGATTCGATTACGATCGAGCTTATAAAAATATGGTTGCTACTTCAGTATATCCCAAACAACATTGTATCCCATACGTACTTGAAAAAGGCTACATACCTTGCGATAAAGTAAGTGAAGCAACCTCTATTGCAATGGAATATGCGGTAGATGATTGGGGAATCGCCCAAGTTGCCAAAAAGGCAGGGAAAACAGCCGATTACAAAGAATATCTAAAACGAGGAAAATATTATGAACAATATTTCGACAAAGAAATCGGTTTTATACGACCTAAAATGAGCGATGGAAGCTGGCGTACACCTTATAATCCTTTACGTTCGGTACATGGTGTCGGTGATTTCTGTGAAGGAAACGGATGGCATTATACATTTTTTGTCCCCCAAAATCCAGAAGGACTTATTTCACTTTTCGGTGGAGATAAGCCTTTTATTACAAAACTCGATTCTCTTTTCACGGTAACCGGAGATATGGGAGATGAAGCCTCTCCTGATATCAGCGGACTTATCGGCATGTACGCACACGGTAACGAGCCGAGTCATCATGTAGCCTATCTTTATCCTTATGCCGGAGAACAATGGAAAACCGCAGAAAAAGTACGATATATACAAGATGAATTCTATACCGACAAACCCGATGGTGTAATCGGAAACGAGGATTGCGGACAAATGTCTGCCTGGCATATCATGTCGGCATTAGGTTTTTATCAGGTAAGCCCATCGGGAGGTCAACTGGTTTTCGGAAGCCCGCTTTTCACAAAAGCGATCATCGAACTTCCCGGAAATAAAAAATTCGAAGTCATCGCCCAAAACAACAATAAAAAGAATATTTACATACAATCGGTCACTCTTAATGGAAAACCTTATCTCAAATCTTTCATCGATTACAACGATATTATGAAAGGAGGAAAACTAGTATTTAAAATGGGTAATAAACCGAATAAACAGTTTGGAAAAGCACCCATAAATCGGCCGAAAACAATTGAATAA
- the gadC gene encoding putative glutamine/gamma-aminobutyrate antiporter GadC yields the protein MGNIGKTVKLGVFTLAIMNVTAVVSLRGLPAEAEYGVSSAFYYLFAAIVFLIPTALVAAELAAMFQDKQGGVFRWVGEAFGKKLGFLAIWLQWVESTIWYPTVLTFGAVSIAFIGSSHGADMSLASNKYYTLAVVLIIYWIATFISLKGLGWVGKVAKVGGMVGTIIPAALLIILAIVYLAMGGQSQMDFSGSFFPDFTKFDNVVLAASIFLFYAGMEMGGIHVKDIENPSKNYPKAVFIGSLITVIIFVLGTFALGIIIPQKDINLTQSLLVGFDNYFAFIHASWFSPIIAIALAFGVLAGVLTWVAGPSKGIFAVGKAGYLPPFFQKTNKIGVQKNILYLQGLAVTLLSLLFVVMPSVQSFYQILSQLTVLLYLIMYLLMFSAAIYLRYNMKKANRPFRIGKKGNGLIWLVAGLGFCGSLLAFILSFIPPGQIATGSNTVWYSVLVIGCIVVVAAPFIIYASRKPTWADKNSQFEPFHWEAQPATTSSITSGMNATAGNTVNTSTTSNTGTKPADTDNTLK from the coding sequence ATGGGAAATATTGGAAAAACGGTAAAATTAGGTGTATTTACCCTTGCCATTATGAATGTTACCGCCGTTGTTTCGTTACGGGGATTGCCCGCCGAAGCCGAATACGGCGTAAGTTCTGCATTTTATTATTTATTTGCAGCTATTGTATTCTTAATTCCTACAGCTTTAGTTGCGGCCGAACTGGCTGCCATGTTTCAGGATAAACAAGGAGGAGTTTTCCGATGGGTCGGCGAAGCTTTCGGCAAAAAATTAGGTTTTCTTGCTATCTGGCTGCAATGGGTCGAAAGTACGATATGGTACCCGACCGTACTTACATTCGGAGCCGTTTCGATAGCCTTTATCGGATCAAGTCACGGGGCAGACATGTCTCTGGCTTCAAACAAATATTATACGTTAGCAGTGGTACTTATTATTTACTGGATCGCTACTTTCATTTCGTTGAAAGGACTCGGTTGGGTAGGTAAAGTCGCAAAAGTCGGAGGTATGGTAGGTACCATTATTCCGGCAGCTTTGTTAATAATTTTGGCAATCGTATATCTGGCTATGGGTGGGCAATCGCAAATGGATTTTTCGGGTAGTTTCTTCCCCGATTTTACCAAATTCGATAATGTCGTACTCGCAGCGAGTATCTTCCTCTTTTATGCCGGAATGGAAATGGGCGGTATTCATGTAAAAGATATCGAGAATCCGTCAAAAAATTACCCGAAAGCCGTATTTATAGGATCTCTTATAACTGTTATTATCTTCGTTTTGGGAACATTCGCTTTAGGAATCATCATCCCGCAAAAAGATATTAATCTGACGCAAAGCCTTCTCGTAGGTTTCGATAATTATTTCGCTTTTATTCATGCCTCATGGTTTTCTCCCATTATTGCCATAGCACTTGCATTCGGAGTCTTGGCTGGTGTGTTAACCTGGGTTGCTGGTCCGTCTAAAGGTATTTTTGCCGTAGGTAAAGCCGGATATCTCCCCCCGTTCTTCCAAAAAACCAATAAAATCGGAGTACAAAAAAATATTTTGTACCTGCAAGGTCTCGCGGTAACTCTGCTCAGTCTCTTGTTTGTCGTAATGCCTTCGGTACAAAGTTTTTACCAGATACTTTCCCAGCTTACCGTTCTCCTGTATCTGATCATGTACCTGCTGATGTTTTCAGCGGCAATATATTTAAGATACAACATGAAAAAAGCAAATCGTCCTTTCCGTATCGGTAAAAAAGGAAACGGTCTTATCTGGCTCGTTGCCGGCCTCGGATTTTGCGGTTCATTGCTGGCATTTATTCTGAGCTTTATTCCTCCCGGACAAATCGCAACCGGAAGTAACACCGTATGGTATTCGGTTCTGGTAATCGGCTGTATCGTAGTCGTTGCCGCTCCGTTTATTATCTACGCCTCGAGAAAACCAACATGGGCCGATAAAAACAGCCAGTTCGAACCATTTCACTGGGAAGCACAACCAGCAACGACATCCTCTATTACATCCGGCATGAATGCAACTGCGGGAAATACCGTAAATACTTCAACAACTTCCAATACCGGAACAAAGCCAGCAGATACGGATAATACGTTGAAATAA
- a CDS encoding potassium channel family protein codes for MKSALSDFIYEKKGIYGFLHVVILILSLFLIISISIDTFNNISFLTQPAYLKVQLYICLFFIFDFILEFFLSHNKWYYLRTHFVFLIISIPYVNIIDYYHITFSPEITYFLRFIPLVRGGYALAIVVSWLTYTKASSLFVSYLTMLMATVYFSSLIFFVLEHKVNPEVNGYADALWWAFMDVTTVGSNIYAVTVTGRVLSVVLAALGMMMFPIFTVYITSVVQDANKKREEFYKNNTEKQKMMKTGSAAVAVSEKVSGGEDVNGAE; via the coding sequence ATGAAGTCGGCTTTATCAGATTTTATTTATGAGAAGAAAGGTATTTACGGATTTTTGCATGTAGTTATTCTTATCCTTTCGCTTTTTCTTATCATCAGTATCTCAATCGATACATTCAATAACATCTCTTTTCTCACGCAACCTGCATATTTGAAAGTACAGTTATATATCTGCCTATTTTTTATTTTCGATTTTATTCTCGAATTTTTTCTTTCGCATAATAAATGGTATTATTTGCGTACTCATTTTGTTTTTCTGATTATTTCGATTCCGTATGTGAATATCATCGATTATTATCATATTACTTTTTCGCCCGAAATAACCTATTTTCTTCGTTTCATACCTCTTGTACGCGGAGGTTATGCCTTGGCGATTGTCGTGAGTTGGCTTACTTATACCAAAGCGTCGAGTCTGTTTGTTTCGTATCTTACTATGTTAATGGCTACGGTGTATTTTTCGAGTCTTATTTTTTTCGTTCTCGAACATAAAGTAAATCCCGAAGTAAACGGTTATGCCGATGCTTTATGGTGGGCTTTTATGGATGTGACTACGGTTGGATCCAATATTTATGCTGTTACTGTTACCGGTCGTGTTTTGTCGGTTGTACTGGCGGCATTAGGTATGATGATGTTCCCTATTTTTACTGTATATATTACCAGTGTGGTGCAAGATGCGAATAAGAAACGGGAAGAATTTTATAAAAATAATACAGAAAAGCAGAAAATGATGAAAACCGGTTCTGCTGCGGTTGCTGTTTCTGAAAAGGTATCAGGTGGAGAGGATGTGAACGGTGCTGAATAG